Genomic DNA from Plasmodium yoelii strain 17X genome assembly, chromosome: 3:
taaaaatgttaaacaaATAACTTCTTAAGGAAATTTAGCGATtgtcataaataaaaattaaatacctttttaatactattattatagCATGTTAATTTAGTATTAAAACTAATAGAACctctttaaatatatatattaattatatagaaGACCATTAACCGGacaacatattttattataatacattCCTTATGTACACAATAATATTAtgacaatttttttacagattaaaaataaaatccagCATAATGAGTTCCCATGtggtatatacattttttaataaaatgaattttattttattgtttttgcattgtttataaattaacttaaatttcataatatttcattaatttttataatattttcttagTGTGATGCATTAAAATATGCTGATCAAATTTTGCCTGATGATTTTGATTTCGAGAAGGATCATAAACCTTCTAATAAATACGATTATTATTGTCGAATTAACATGGAAACAATGAAAGGGAAATGTTTAACTGTCGGTCAAGTAGTTAATATTGTTACTATAATATTACTTGATAATTTATTCgttttgaataaaaatatagaatctgaaaataaaaataacgaaTATATCACGTATGTTATGCTATGGTTaagtaataaaatgaaactaattaaaaaagggaGGTACGGAAGCGTGGCAGATTTTTATGTCACGTTTAtacaaaatagtaaaaagtatatattatatcatGATAAAATCGATAAAAACAGAAAAATGATGTATCTTAATATTGATAGAATGCGTAGACTTTATGGGTTACTTATTAAGCTGTGTGATGCAATTACTAAACATAAAAAAGATCCTTCAAATTGCTCCAATTTTTCAGATTTTGTTAACGATTGGATAAAACAATACATAGAccttatttttaaaaaacagAGAGTTTTTGAAGATGAACATTATTGTGATGTATTGGTGACTTTAAAAAATGCttatgaaaaatttaaaaaagataatGATACCAAAAATTCTTTTCCAGAAATTATAGAGATAGAAGGAATAAAAACTTGTAAGCAATTAGGTAAAGAAGCAACAACTTCATCGAAAGTTTTAAGTGTATTGGTCCAAGATGCACCGAATGGAAAGAAAGATTTAGAGAAAGGGAAAGATACCTCGAAACATAtagattttaaaaaaatatttgaattatatagtttattttttagtaaaATGTTTACTAATATTGGAAATAGCTTATATGAAAATGTGTTCCCAACGTTAGAAGATTTTTACggtaaattaaaaaattttgctGGTAACACGATTAATCATGTGAATAAAGAACTTAAAAAAGCAATAGAAACTTATGCACCAAATAATTGTATATCTGAGGAAAAAGACCAAGGGAGTAATCCACCATCATCTCAAGAAAGTCTATCTGAAAAAGGAGATTCTGATCAAAAGGGTTGCGAAGCATCTCAAATATCATTGACACGTCCAGTGATGAAACCAGAAACTCCAATATCAGACGTAGAAAGAAATGGAACAACAGGAATAGGTGATAATCCATTCAACGTATACAAGAACATGGGAAtttcaattttaattattttaataccCATTGCTTTAGCTATTATGTACAaggtaaataaaaagaaaattgtgaagtatacaatttttaaaatatttcctcactataaaatattatatgtttttcataattttatgttAGTATTTGCCATTTGGATGGAGAAAGAAatcaaagaaaaaaaaaaagatgaaaaaggctataaatatgtttgatACAAATGAAACAACAGAAGAAGTTATAAACCCAACTGAtcgaaaaaaacaaatgaaaataacTATAAATTTATCTAGTCAAAACAAACAGGATAAAAAGCTTACCAATTCATCTACTCCAAAAAAACAGGATaaacaatttataaattcatctACTCCCAAAAAACAGGATAAACAGTTTATAAACTCAAATGATCGAAAGAAAAAAGtggaaataattataaattcatctaaaaaaaaa
This window encodes:
- a CDS encoding PIR protein, which translates into the protein MSSHVCDALKYADQILPDDFDFEKDHKPSNKYDYYCRINMETMKGKCLTVGQVVNIVTIILLDNLFVLNKNIESENKNNEYITYVMLWLSNKMKLIKKGRYGSVADFYVTFIQNSKKYILYHDKIDKNRKMMYLNIDRMRRLYGLLIKLCDAITKHKKDPSNCSNFSDFVNDWIKQYIDLIFKKQRVFEDEHYCDVLVTLKNAYEKFKKDNDTKNSFPEIIEIEGIKTCKQLGKEATTSSKVLSVLVQDAPNGKKDLEKGKDTSKHIDFKKIFELYSLFFSKMFTNIGNSLYENVFPTLEDFYGKLKNFAGNTINHVNKELKKAIETYAPNNCISEEKDQGSNPPSSQESLSEKGDSDQKGCEASQISLTRPVMKPETPISDVERNGTTGIGDNPFNVYKNMGISILIILIPIALAIMYKYLPFGWRKKSKKKKKMKKAINMFDTNETTEEVINPTDRKKQMKITINLSSQNKQDKKLTNSSTPKKQDKQFINSSTPKKQDKQFINSNDRKKKVEIIINSSKKKQTKDFINSTYWGKYPLLNIYKLMKADPVPFIILFLLFIFYLYKRKGDSLE